In Microvenator marinus, one genomic interval encodes:
- a CDS encoding glutathione S-transferase family protein — protein sequence MHIKLITIGVSHYCEKARWALDLAGLDFTEDAHAPIFHIPYVKSVGAGRTVPVLVAERVIGDSTEILKWIGAHPASTWDPYEHEAALEWEEKFDQIVGPHARRLAYGWMLPHKDLVMTMMHGKAKTWESRSLQVSYPLAAAGLRKSLNITPDGVARSKAKLDAIFAEVAEVLDGRDYIVGEKLSAADLTFAALAAPLVLPKGYGWTMPVVEDLPDEIREEVEAYRNHPAGQFVMKTYDAHR from the coding sequence ATGCACATCAAATTGATTACGATCGGGGTCTCTCACTACTGCGAAAAAGCGCGATGGGCGCTTGACTTGGCGGGTCTCGATTTCACGGAAGATGCGCACGCTCCGATTTTCCACATCCCCTACGTCAAGTCCGTGGGCGCCGGGCGAACGGTCCCAGTGCTTGTGGCCGAGCGCGTGATTGGCGACTCGACTGAGATTCTCAAATGGATTGGCGCACACCCTGCTTCGACGTGGGACCCGTACGAGCACGAAGCCGCGCTTGAGTGGGAAGAGAAGTTTGACCAGATCGTAGGCCCGCATGCGCGGCGACTCGCCTATGGCTGGATGCTGCCGCACAAAGACTTGGTGATGACGATGATGCACGGCAAAGCTAAGACGTGGGAGAGCCGCTCGTTGCAGGTATCGTATCCGTTGGCGGCAGCAGGCTTGAGAAAGTCGTTGAATATCACGCCGGACGGCGTGGCGAGGTCGAAGGCTAAGCTCGACGCGATCTTCGCCGAAGTGGCCGAGGTTTTGGACGGGCGCGACTATATCGTGGGCGAGAAGCTCAGCGCGGCAGATCTGACGTTTGCGGCGCTCGCCGCGCCCTTAGTACTGCCTAAAGGCTATGGGTGGACCATGCCCGTCGTGGAGGATCTTCCCGATGAGATTCGCGAAGAGGTTGAGGCATATCGAAATCACCCCGCCGGGCAATTCGTGATGAAGACCTATGACGCTCACCGATAA
- a CDS encoding polysaccharide deacetylase family protein, which yields MSNDVQIASISVDLDSMACYREIHGLDAAKVEGADAAYAVGVDRLLGFLDELGLKSTLFVVGKDAENPAHHGLLKDASTAGHELANHSWAHDYAMRKFSEVALIADFERAEEVLVEISGQKPRGFRTPGYNVDSRLINICERRGYAYDSSVFPCPSYYTAKGAVMGWLKVRGRPSRSSMTRAEALIAPIHPYHPDPQKFWRRGNSKIVEVPMAVTPGTRLPIIGTSLHLLKAKGFDIAYAMMRRTNPFLNLEFHAIDFMDDSDPGVEFLRPHQPDLQVPWAEKKALYRHVFSRVNEDYDFDTLINLARAAREK from the coding sequence ATGTCAAACGACGTGCAGATTGCCAGCATCAGCGTAGATCTCGACTCGATGGCTTGTTATCGGGAGATCCACGGCCTGGACGCGGCCAAAGTTGAAGGGGCGGACGCCGCCTACGCGGTGGGTGTGGATCGTCTTTTGGGCTTTCTCGACGAGCTTGGTCTAAAGTCCACCCTCTTTGTGGTGGGTAAAGACGCAGAAAACCCCGCGCACCATGGCTTGCTCAAGGATGCCTCGACTGCTGGACACGAGCTTGCGAACCATTCCTGGGCTCATGATTACGCCATGCGCAAGTTCTCCGAAGTGGCGCTCATCGCCGATTTCGAGCGCGCCGAAGAAGTGCTTGTGGAGATTAGCGGTCAAAAGCCGCGTGGGTTTCGAACACCTGGCTATAACGTCGACTCGAGGTTGATTAATATCTGCGAGCGGCGAGGCTACGCGTACGATTCTTCTGTGTTTCCATGCCCGTCGTATTACACGGCTAAGGGGGCTGTGATGGGCTGGCTCAAAGTGCGGGGCCGCCCGAGCCGTAGCTCGATGACCCGCGCAGAGGCCTTGATCGCTCCGATTCACCCCTACCATCCGGACCCGCAGAAGTTTTGGCGGCGTGGCAACTCAAAGATCGTCGAAGTCCCAATGGCAGTCACGCCGGGGACTCGCCTGCCCATCATTGGCACGAGCTTGCACCTTCTGAAGGCCAAGGGATTTGATATCGCATACGCCATGATGCGGCGCACAAATCCTTTTCTGAACCTAGAGTTCCACGCGATCGACTTCATGGACGACTCCGACCCTGGCGTAGAGTTTTTGCGTCCACATCAACCTGATTTGCAGGTCCCGTGGGCAGAGAAGAAGGCCCTCTACAGGCACGTGTTCAGCCGAGTAAACGAGGATTACGACTTCGATACACTCATCAATCTGGCGCGCGCAGCGAGAGAGAAATGA
- a CDS encoding RHS repeat-associated core domain-containing protein produces the protein MRLSLWSLIGAITLFSAACGGCDDDEGESPEEVAFSEVIFETCGNGIDDDENGLTDCEERICQRHESCRFEPADPSSLAGPVGVAEVSNFYESVKFLVEGENSVVKGVDLDRLNKSDVSVVRAQILDREFQPLQGVRARIPGKTQYGYTFSRPDGWVDFVINASEGETVIRFEDDNVLGVDAEVEAQSNAFSNGRTVVATPQDSVVTRVRAGEAALIDSTPVSDDDGARTSRAFVQEGTKARVRLADGRIAVLDEFNVRATEYTVGESGPAAMPGLLPEETGYTYAVEMSIDELRDVEIDTVEFDKPVSLYVDNFLGFPVGSVVPSGTYDRQQTNSWVPNDNGVVVAIVDGGFDVDGDGSKDSGEALSALGITGEEVRSVVGAYGDGTELWRAPVVHFSPHDLNWPTEFPPDAIPLDPDEIPDFPPEPEQDPCEQSGSIIECENRVVAHALPVPGTNFSLWYRSDRVPGRGRSLVVRLSGDSVPNSLKRIEAKVMVAGREFTHQVDPGPNLDWTFDWDGTNAYGQTVAREVPVRVQVDYIYDVSYVIPANSEQAFGVPGQTLQELREARIERAYSQVFRGRLGSYDNRTAFGMAGWALDVQSFYNGNDRSLILPDRPAQKGAANVSNLIRTFTTWSAEEGPAFDMFPLSDGRVALVTGLALGLRKVYVMNTSGDVEEVGGSLMGDGEFLDECFLGQSDCGVGGDPDRWKFVGTVDAGPDDSLYFINSGCIRRLDIDGGVYEEYAGSCGGDYDNYLEGFSIAVCSHGLFIGGSEEIFRVEPSGAATVVAGRPENGSEEYDPASVSGAVATEVYLGGIGQMACGRDGNLFWIDGVGSIIELTSDGRLEVEWANDGNAIGLLQLEASAEGGPLAVGREQDTVRLWKADDGALNLIAGSLIIDLVGLSNEEQERRQNADNIPAVDVFFATLYAVAQFDDGRIIVQDTSANASQAGDRYRIISSSTPGLDASGIRLIDPDGSVLTSFDTSGRPLKMINVRTGVEVLTFEYDEAGLLTALVNPLGERVTIERDANGAPRAIEGYYGVRTDLDVDEAGFLTGLTYADGSTRVFETDENGLITAYVDGRGQRTEYEFSADGGLARVDHPDGSWKTFEADRSTVTMEASDGRSMVYARGDSGFTARQTTDAAGRTWQRTRTVDGITTTLRPDGVVTRTSRSDDPRFGGQARYTSSMETEQPNGLVSRTLVERQADYNPEDLLDVEQTRDLLTVNDKTWESVYDTASRTLTMTSPEGRTQTAVFDEFGRVIRAQAGTLDPVEYTYDGSLKSTMTWGEFETSATYNGSGFLTRFERKDGQGLDLERDAIGRVVNSTTASSDYDFNFDGQGNMTSISTPSPWIANEFDPMNRLSSMSWADGTEFTFDWGMDSRLVSATAPGVTPITTVYDAAGRIEEASSGTSQMSFVYDQETGHILSTTADNVAQTFGYNGSLRTRFETSIGALSASIERDFDADFRVSRRTIGGQVVDHAFDDDGLLVEAGDLQLTWASDVAFLESTEVAGVTKSITYTSTGLPESVTWLRGGTVLFEEVLEFDSALRVQSHSVLAGPGTGTHEYTYDGAGRLTDWAEGGTSQASYTYDERGNRLSANGEAQTYDAAGRLQSVGAVTYNFDAAGRLQSRNGGGINQTFEFDGLNRMTGVMDSGVDYQYNYDTVGRLVSRSTNGVVDFVYLYDDSNRPRAEVDSNGDVESVFVYGERESTPAYMVRNGQTYVFVTDYLGSVRRVVDESGTVVQELTYDPWGRVLSDTNPGFQPFGFASGLTDPDTGLVTFGVRHYDPLSGRWISPDPLAVGGGIHPWVYAANAPTSFVDSNGENPFLVVPILVGGGAAVTMYLLGVQSTAYSAASDAVQTGNNAGGGDGPVDALRHCTMNCRMTRVHGRTIARLASWYHESPLDAPADNVGTPSNLMDEKNNQCGRDLVDKIPSDQSCLNACEKALLDGTLDILPPDKWSNRSATQQEMEAEWTQWKKDGPRSKRYGPWW, from the coding sequence ATGCGTTTGAGTCTCTGGAGTCTCATTGGAGCGATTACTTTGTTCTCCGCCGCGTGCGGAGGATGTGATGATGATGAGGGTGAATCGCCCGAAGAAGTCGCCTTTTCGGAGGTGATATTTGAAACCTGCGGTAACGGAATCGACGACGACGAAAACGGTCTGACCGATTGCGAAGAAAGGATCTGTCAACGGCATGAATCATGCCGTTTTGAGCCGGCCGACCCATCGAGTTTGGCTGGGCCAGTTGGAGTAGCCGAGGTTTCAAACTTCTACGAATCGGTGAAGTTTCTCGTTGAAGGGGAAAACTCGGTCGTCAAAGGGGTAGACCTCGATAGACTGAACAAATCGGACGTCTCGGTTGTCCGAGCCCAAATCTTGGACCGCGAGTTTCAACCGCTTCAAGGTGTACGTGCAAGGATCCCGGGAAAAACCCAGTACGGCTACACGTTCTCGAGGCCTGACGGTTGGGTCGACTTCGTGATCAATGCCTCCGAAGGCGAGACGGTCATCCGGTTTGAAGACGACAACGTTCTTGGCGTGGATGCTGAGGTTGAGGCCCAATCCAATGCGTTCTCGAATGGCAGAACGGTCGTCGCTACGCCACAAGATTCGGTGGTCACACGAGTTCGAGCGGGCGAGGCTGCTCTAATAGACTCTACGCCTGTCTCGGATGATGATGGAGCACGTACCTCGCGCGCTTTCGTTCAAGAGGGAACCAAAGCCCGCGTCCGGCTTGCGGATGGTCGAATAGCCGTTCTCGACGAATTCAACGTGCGGGCCACCGAGTATACGGTGGGCGAGTCTGGCCCAGCTGCGATGCCCGGCCTGCTTCCTGAGGAAACGGGATACACCTATGCCGTTGAAATGAGCATCGATGAGCTCCGTGACGTGGAGATTGATACGGTTGAGTTCGACAAGCCCGTCTCGCTCTACGTGGATAACTTCCTCGGGTTTCCGGTGGGCTCCGTCGTGCCTTCTGGGACCTACGATCGGCAACAAACCAACTCGTGGGTGCCCAACGACAACGGTGTGGTCGTGGCCATCGTAGACGGTGGTTTTGACGTAGACGGTGACGGTTCGAAAGACTCCGGTGAAGCACTCAGCGCGCTCGGAATCACTGGGGAAGAGGTTCGTTCAGTGGTAGGCGCATACGGCGACGGGACTGAGCTCTGGCGCGCTCCGGTAGTGCACTTTAGTCCGCACGACCTAAACTGGCCCACCGAGTTTCCGCCTGACGCAATTCCCCTAGACCCTGACGAAATCCCAGACTTTCCGCCTGAGCCCGAGCAGGACCCGTGCGAACAAAGTGGCTCCATCATCGAATGCGAAAACCGTGTGGTTGCGCACGCTTTGCCGGTGCCTGGAACAAATTTTTCGCTTTGGTATCGAAGTGACCGAGTCCCCGGCCGTGGTCGAAGTCTCGTCGTTAGGCTCTCGGGTGATTCCGTGCCGAACTCTCTCAAGCGAATCGAAGCCAAAGTCATGGTTGCCGGCCGCGAATTCACGCATCAGGTCGACCCAGGACCCAACCTCGATTGGACCTTCGATTGGGATGGCACCAATGCGTACGGTCAGACTGTGGCACGCGAAGTGCCGGTCCGTGTGCAGGTCGACTATATCTACGACGTGAGCTACGTGATTCCGGCCAACTCTGAGCAGGCGTTTGGGGTCCCCGGACAGACACTTCAGGAGTTGCGTGAAGCGAGAATTGAGCGAGCCTATTCACAGGTTTTTCGGGGAAGGCTCGGGTCCTACGACAACCGTACAGCTTTCGGAATGGCTGGGTGGGCGCTTGATGTCCAGAGTTTCTACAATGGAAATGACCGTTCGTTGATCCTGCCTGATCGACCCGCTCAGAAAGGAGCTGCAAACGTTTCAAATCTCATCCGCACGTTCACGACGTGGAGTGCCGAAGAAGGGCCAGCATTCGATATGTTCCCGTTGTCCGATGGACGGGTCGCACTTGTGACAGGACTGGCTCTCGGACTGAGGAAGGTCTACGTCATGAACACTTCCGGAGACGTTGAGGAAGTCGGTGGGAGTCTGATGGGCGACGGTGAGTTCTTGGACGAATGCTTTTTGGGGCAGTCGGACTGTGGCGTCGGAGGCGATCCCGATCGTTGGAAGTTTGTTGGTACGGTAGACGCAGGGCCAGACGATTCCCTGTATTTCATCAACAGTGGGTGTATCCGTAGGCTTGATATCGATGGCGGGGTTTATGAAGAATACGCTGGTAGCTGTGGTGGAGATTACGACAACTATCTGGAGGGATTCAGTATTGCGGTATGTAGTCACGGTCTCTTCATCGGAGGCTCCGAAGAGATTTTCCGTGTGGAGCCCAGTGGGGCAGCAACGGTGGTGGCTGGCAGGCCTGAGAACGGTAGTGAGGAATATGATCCCGCGAGTGTCTCCGGAGCCGTAGCGACCGAGGTCTATCTGGGCGGAATCGGCCAGATGGCATGCGGAAGAGATGGAAATCTCTTCTGGATAGACGGGGTGGGCTCCATCATCGAGCTAACCTCCGATGGACGACTTGAAGTTGAATGGGCAAACGATGGAAACGCGATCGGACTGCTTCAACTCGAGGCATCGGCCGAGGGTGGTCCGCTCGCCGTAGGCCGCGAACAAGATACTGTACGCCTGTGGAAAGCCGATGACGGAGCGCTGAACCTCATCGCAGGGTCGCTCATAATTGATTTAGTAGGGCTTTCGAATGAAGAGCAAGAACGGCGTCAAAACGCAGATAACATCCCCGCTGTGGATGTCTTCTTCGCGACATTATACGCCGTTGCCCAATTCGACGACGGCAGAATCATTGTGCAGGATACGTCGGCGAACGCTTCGCAAGCAGGTGACAGATATCGGATAATCTCGAGCTCGACTCCAGGGCTCGATGCCTCCGGTATTCGACTCATCGATCCCGACGGCAGTGTGCTGACCTCTTTCGATACCTCAGGTCGGCCGCTGAAGATGATCAACGTGCGCACGGGCGTGGAAGTGCTCACGTTTGAGTACGATGAAGCTGGACTCCTTACGGCACTCGTCAATCCGCTTGGGGAGCGGGTCACGATTGAACGCGACGCCAATGGGGCACCACGTGCCATTGAGGGATACTATGGCGTAAGGACCGACCTCGACGTCGATGAGGCCGGATTCCTGACCGGTCTGACGTACGCGGATGGTTCAACGCGTGTGTTCGAGACCGACGAAAACGGTCTTATTACGGCCTATGTAGACGGCCGCGGGCAACGCACGGAGTACGAGTTTTCGGCAGATGGTGGGCTCGCTCGCGTGGACCATCCGGACGGCAGTTGGAAGACCTTTGAGGCTGATCGAAGCACCGTAACCATGGAGGCGTCCGATGGGCGCAGCATGGTCTATGCACGCGGAGATTCAGGTTTCACAGCACGCCAAACCACAGATGCAGCGGGCCGAACGTGGCAGCGGACTCGAACCGTGGATGGCATCACCACCACGCTTCGCCCTGACGGTGTGGTGACACGAACCTCGCGGTCGGACGACCCTCGATTTGGTGGGCAAGCGCGATACACATCGAGCATGGAAACTGAGCAACCCAACGGGCTTGTTAGCCGGACGCTCGTTGAGCGGCAGGCCGACTACAATCCTGAGGACCTACTCGATGTTGAGCAAACCCGCGACCTACTCACGGTCAACGATAAAACTTGGGAATCGGTCTACGACACGGCTTCGCGAACGTTGACGATGACAAGCCCCGAGGGCCGGACACAAACCGCGGTTTTCGACGAGTTCGGTCGCGTGATTCGTGCACAAGCTGGCACCCTCGATCCCGTGGAATACACGTATGACGGAAGCCTGAAGTCCACGATGACCTGGGGAGAGTTCGAGACGAGCGCGACTTATAATGGGTCTGGTTTCTTGACGCGTTTTGAGCGCAAAGATGGTCAGGGGTTGGACCTTGAGCGTGATGCTATTGGGCGCGTCGTGAACTCAACCACGGCAAGTTCAGATTATGATTTCAACTTTGACGGCCAGGGCAATATGACTTCAATCAGTACGCCAAGTCCATGGATTGCCAATGAGTTTGATCCCATGAACCGTCTATCGTCCATGAGCTGGGCGGATGGCACCGAGTTCACCTTTGATTGGGGTATGGATTCGAGACTTGTCTCGGCCACGGCGCCCGGTGTCACCCCGATAACCACCGTCTACGATGCGGCCGGGAGAATTGAAGAGGCCTCGAGTGGCACCAGTCAGATGAGCTTTGTCTACGATCAGGAAACGGGGCACATACTGAGCACGACGGCTGATAATGTCGCGCAGACCTTTGGGTATAACGGGTCCTTGCGAACGCGTTTTGAGACCAGTATCGGAGCCTTGAGCGCAAGCATCGAGCGTGATTTTGACGCTGACTTCCGGGTGAGCCGAAGAACCATTGGAGGTCAGGTTGTTGACCATGCCTTTGACGACGATGGACTCCTGGTGGAGGCTGGCGACTTGCAACTCACGTGGGCGTCCGATGTGGCGTTTCTAGAGTCCACCGAAGTGGCCGGAGTTACTAAGTCGATTACCTACACATCCACTGGGCTTCCAGAGTCTGTGACATGGCTGCGTGGAGGAACGGTGCTCTTCGAAGAGGTCTTGGAGTTCGATAGCGCCCTGAGAGTTCAATCCCATTCGGTGCTCGCCGGCCCGGGAACGGGAACCCATGAATACACCTACGACGGCGCCGGAAGACTCACCGATTGGGCAGAAGGAGGAACCTCGCAGGCCAGCTACACCTACGATGAGCGTGGAAACAGGCTGAGCGCGAACGGCGAGGCGCAAACCTACGACGCGGCTGGCCGCCTTCAAAGTGTCGGTGCCGTTACTTATAATTTTGACGCTGCTGGTCGTCTGCAGTCCCGAAATGGTGGTGGCATCAACCAAACCTTTGAGTTCGATGGGTTGAACCGTATGACGGGAGTCATGGACTCAGGCGTAGATTATCAGTACAACTACGACACCGTGGGACGCCTGGTCTCAAGGTCCACAAACGGTGTGGTGGACTTCGTGTATCTTTACGATGACTCCAACCGGCCGCGTGCTGAGGTCGACTCAAACGGAGATGTTGAGTCGGTCTTCGTTTATGGAGAACGAGAGTCCACTCCCGCCTATATGGTGCGAAACGGTCAAACTTACGTCTTTGTGACGGACTACCTTGGAAGCGTACGCCGGGTGGTGGATGAGTCGGGAACGGTGGTTCAAGAACTGACATACGACCCATGGGGCCGTGTGCTCAGCGATACCAATCCAGGGTTTCAGCCTTTCGGGTTCGCCTCGGGCCTGACTGATCCGGATACAGGTTTGGTAACTTTTGGCGTTCGCCACTACGATCCACTGTCTGGGCGATGGATTTCACCGGATCCTTTGGCCGTTGGTGGAGGAATCCATCCATGGGTTTACGCTGCCAACGCGCCAACTTCCTTTGTTGATTCAAACGGTGAAAATCCGTTTCTCGTCGTTCCCATTCTGGTTGGTGGCGGAGCTGCCGTAACGATGTATCTACTCGGTGTTCAGTCAACCGCATATTCTGCGGCTAGCGATGCGGTTCAAACTGGGAATAACGCCGGAGGAGGAGATGGACCTGTGGATGCTCTAAGGCATTGCACCATGAATTGTCGCATGACGAGAGTTCACGGGAGAACTATCGCAAGGTTGGCGTCTTGGTATCACGAATCTCCACTCGACGCGCCTGCCGATAATGTAGGTACACCTTCGAATCTTATGGACGAAAAGAACAATCAATGTGGTCGGGACCTTGTGGATAAGATCCCGAGCGACCAGTCCTGTCTAAATGCTTGCGAAAAGGCACTTCTGGATGGAACACTAGATATACTACCGCCCGATAAATGGTCCAATCGGAGTGCGACTCAACAAGAAATGGAAGCTGAGTGGACGCAATGGAAAAAGGATGGGCCACGCTCGAAGAGGTACGGGCCTTGGTGGTGA
- a CDS encoding sulfatase, with translation MFKSVLLFLVLGFAVGCDSKPEATAPSPEEKPEAKAPEAKAEESEAKPAAATDENLTTIFDFVDNRHLAHIWDEGVVLDMGAAGYLKYIQGSWNAPWHQGKTEEGFHYALPKGVGGTVRFPLYDPVLKGKTAEPWKMVVRLKPYGNQRSDLFFRAANGEEKKFASLNEIGEGFNTYSVDLPAGYEVNQEHTLRLHFSRSQDVGGLRAAAAIDWIKVGPQATEKEPARISNMVDAEARTITLPPKTRLQWYLTPAKGATFETMVEGRGEIVVTPHGKPGKTVKSENGGRLPVDLSVYPGTPLRFEMVNNTAEPVTFKNPRLVVKPQAKRPKTDAPKYVLVWIVDTLRADHLPLYNPKTDVKTPILDEWAKNEAVVFERTTCQGNSSLPTSASIFTSTYSPIHKMITDKARLPKDGAVFAEPFKQAGWATALYSSNGYVSNTWGFARGMEKEVNPIRENRPSDSEYLWPEAHAWLQKHVETNKDKPALLYINTVDPHVPYDPPQEQLAPYHTGGKVGKVSPRATGQLLHDMAAGKVSLNAEEARYMHALYKGEITYNDIWFGKMLEALDAMGIHDQTMIIVSSDHGEEFGEYGKWGHGISVNQELVDIPLIIGYRPWTKGGLRVPDDVEVVDLMPTALDSAGIAIPASVQGRSLVTEMLDPTPRHPRAGFSYHNTFLRGARIGDWKYQLFNGDRDPVYELTGPEGGWDKNDVSDASPIVRRMMRDAMAFQVGLDTQLKKQTHGFANNHSPALAELLDSKAW, from the coding sequence ATGTTCAAATCAGTTCTTCTTTTCCTAGTCCTCGGTTTTGCGGTCGGATGTGATTCCAAGCCAGAGGCTACGGCCCCAAGTCCCGAAGAAAAACCGGAGGCGAAAGCTCCAGAAGCCAAAGCTGAGGAGTCCGAGGCTAAACCGGCTGCCGCGACCGATGAAAATCTCACCACCATCTTTGATTTCGTGGACAATCGCCATCTAGCCCATATCTGGGACGAAGGTGTGGTTCTGGACATGGGAGCTGCTGGCTACCTCAAGTACATTCAGGGCTCGTGGAACGCCCCGTGGCATCAAGGAAAGACCGAGGAAGGCTTCCACTACGCGCTCCCTAAAGGCGTGGGCGGCACCGTGCGTTTCCCGCTCTATGACCCGGTGCTCAAAGGAAAAACCGCCGAGCCTTGGAAGATGGTGGTTCGGCTCAAGCCCTATGGAAATCAACGCTCGGACTTGTTCTTCCGTGCCGCAAACGGTGAGGAAAAGAAGTTCGCCTCCCTCAATGAGATTGGAGAAGGGTTCAACACCTATTCCGTGGACTTGCCTGCAGGCTATGAGGTCAATCAGGAGCATACGCTCCGCCTTCATTTCTCACGTTCTCAGGACGTAGGCGGACTTCGTGCGGCCGCAGCCATCGACTGGATCAAGGTGGGCCCTCAGGCTACCGAGAAGGAGCCCGCGCGGATCTCAAACATGGTGGACGCCGAGGCTCGGACCATCACCTTGCCGCCCAAAACGCGCCTGCAATGGTATCTGACCCCAGCCAAGGGGGCCACGTTTGAGACGATGGTTGAGGGCAGGGGAGAGATCGTCGTGACCCCACATGGAAAGCCCGGAAAGACTGTGAAATCCGAGAACGGTGGCCGACTCCCCGTGGATCTCTCTGTGTATCCAGGCACACCGCTTCGATTTGAAATGGTCAACAACACAGCAGAGCCAGTGACCTTCAAGAACCCTCGACTCGTGGTCAAACCGCAGGCCAAACGGCCAAAGACTGACGCGCCTAAGTACGTCTTGGTCTGGATTGTCGACACCCTGCGTGCAGACCATCTTCCACTCTACAACCCTAAGACGGATGTGAAGACGCCTATCCTCGATGAATGGGCAAAGAACGAAGCCGTGGTCTTTGAGCGCACCACCTGCCAGGGAAATAGCTCGCTCCCAACCTCGGCCTCCATCTTTACGTCCACGTATTCGCCCATTCACAAGATGATTACCGACAAGGCGCGCCTACCTAAGGATGGAGCAGTGTTCGCCGAACCGTTCAAGCAGGCCGGATGGGCCACCGCCCTCTACTCGTCCAACGGCTACGTCTCCAATACCTGGGGTTTTGCGCGAGGCATGGAGAAGGAAGTCAATCCGATCCGTGAGAATCGCCCTTCAGACTCCGAATACCTCTGGCCAGAGGCCCATGCCTGGCTTCAAAAACACGTCGAGACCAACAAGGACAAGCCCGCACTACTCTACATCAACACCGTGGACCCACACGTCCCCTACGACCCGCCACAAGAGCAGTTGGCGCCGTATCATACCGGCGGCAAAGTCGGCAAAGTCTCTCCGCGTGCAACCGGTCAACTCCTGCACGATATGGCCGCTGGCAAGGTCTCTCTAAACGCTGAAGAAGCACGCTACATGCACGCGCTCTACAAGGGCGAGATCACCTACAACGATATCTGGTTCGGCAAGATGCTCGAGGCTCTGGACGCGATGGGAATTCACGACCAAACCATGATCATCGTCAGCTCGGACCACGGCGAGGAGTTCGGCGAGTATGGGAAATGGGGACATGGCATCAGCGTGAATCAGGAGCTTGTGGATATCCCACTAATCATCGGCTATCGCCCCTGGACCAAAGGCGGCCTACGAGTCCCGGACGACGTCGAAGTTGTGGACCTGATGCCGACCGCACTGGACTCCGCAGGAATCGCGATCCCCGCATCTGTTCAGGGCCGCAGCCTTGTCACGGAAATGCTCGACCCCACGCCTCGTCATCCGCGCGCCGGCTTCAGCTACCACAACACCTTCTTGCGCGGTGCCAGAATTGGAGACTGGAAATACCAACTCTTCAATGGAGACCGAGACCCTGTCTACGAACTCACGGGCCCCGAAGGTGGTTGGGACAAGAACGACGTCTCCGACGCCTCGCCCATCGTACGTCGCATGATGCGAGACGCTATGGCCTTTCAAGTCGGGCTCGATACACAGCTCAAAAAACAAACCCACGGCTTCGCCAACAACCACAGCCCGGCGTTGGCCGAACTTCTGGACTCCAAGGCCTGGTAA